In a genomic window of Roseiflexus castenholzii DSM 13941:
- a CDS encoding HEPN domain-containing protein, which translates to MNDPQRESDRWWRQASADLAFLPIVLQAGKYDTCCFLAQQTAEKALKAYLFSQGEELIFTHSIFKLCDLAAHYDSFFAELKDTVKTLDYYYVEARYPSALQDVIPAEFYSARDAEGAIRMATDVHRAVGQPLAPQG; encoded by the coding sequence ATGAACGACCCACAACGTGAATCTGACCGCTGGTGGCGTCAGGCGAGCGCCGATCTCGCCTTTCTGCCAATTGTGTTACAAGCAGGGAAGTATGACACATGCTGCTTTCTGGCGCAGCAAACGGCAGAGAAGGCGCTAAAAGCGTATCTCTTCAGTCAGGGGGAAGAACTCATCTTCACCCATTCGATCTTCAAACTGTGCGATCTTGCAGCGCACTATGATTCCTTCTTTGCAGAACTGAAAGACACGGTCAAGACACTGGATTACTACTATGTGGAAGCGCGCTACCCCAGTGCGCTCCAGGATGTCATCCCCGCTGAGTTTTACAGCGCGCGCGATGCAGAAGGAGCGATCCGCATGGCGACCGATGTGCATCGCGCAGTTGGTCAACCTCTTGCGCCCCAGGGATAA
- a CDS encoding LLM class F420-dependent oxidoreductase, translating to MIRFGTFVPQGWRLDLIEIDDPITKYEAMTAVAKTADALPIYDSIWVYDHFHTVPRIEQEAVFECWTITAALARDTQRVHIGQMVTCVGYRNPALLAKIASTVDVLSHGRLYCGIGAGWYEHEWRAYGYGFPETRDRMRAFREATTIIVKMWTETMPTFEGAYYRIAGPINEPRGVQKPHPSLWIGGSGEQVTLKLVAQYGNACNIGGSPETISRKLAILREHCETVGRNYGDIIKSSNVNIVLLKPGADIAAATEKVRATYGWSVDQLLQNAIVGTSEEVVERLQALADVGIDYLITYFPRVAYDHTPLYQFAEEVAPHIR from the coding sequence ATGATCCGTTTTGGAACCTTCGTCCCACAAGGATGGCGACTCGACCTGATCGAAATCGACGACCCGATCACCAAATACGAGGCGATGACCGCCGTTGCAAAGACCGCCGATGCGCTGCCGATCTACGATTCGATCTGGGTCTACGACCACTTTCATACCGTGCCGAGGATTGAGCAGGAAGCCGTCTTCGAGTGCTGGACGATCACAGCGGCGCTGGCGCGCGACACGCAGCGCGTTCACATCGGGCAGATGGTGACGTGTGTCGGATACCGCAATCCGGCGCTGCTGGCGAAAATTGCCTCGACCGTCGATGTGCTCAGCCACGGTCGACTCTACTGCGGCATCGGCGCCGGATGGTACGAGCACGAATGGCGCGCCTACGGCTATGGTTTCCCCGAAACCCGCGACCGCATGCGCGCCTTCCGCGAGGCGACAACGATCATTGTCAAAATGTGGACGGAAACGATGCCGACGTTCGAAGGAGCATACTACCGCATCGCTGGTCCGATCAACGAGCCGCGCGGTGTGCAGAAGCCGCATCCCTCACTCTGGATCGGCGGCAGCGGCGAGCAGGTGACTCTGAAACTCGTCGCGCAGTACGGCAACGCCTGTAATATTGGCGGCTCGCCGGAAACCATCAGTCGCAAGCTGGCAATCCTTCGCGAGCACTGCGAAACGGTTGGACGCAACTATGGCGACATCATCAAATCGAGCAATGTTAACATCGTGCTGCTCAAACCAGGCGCCGACATTGCCGCCGCCACCGAGAAGGTGCGCGCGACCTACGGATGGAGCGTCGACCAGTTGCTTCAAAATGCCATCGTCGGCACGAGCGAAGAGGTTGTCGAACGCTTGCAGGCGCTCGCGGACGTAGGGATTGACTACCTTATCACATACTTTCCGCGCGTCGCTTACGACCACACGCCGCTCTATCAGTTCGCCGAGGAGGTCGCGCCACACATCCGTTGA
- a CDS encoding metallophosphoesterase family protein yields the protein MRLLHLADLHIGIENYGRVDPSTGLHSRLRDYLERLDEAIDVGLAEGVDAVLIAGDVYKNRTPNPTQQREFARRIHRLRACGLPVFILIGNHDVSPAAGRAHAVEIFDTLAVDGVTIADRPRIHTLQTRSGPLQVIALPWVTRHALLTKEELRMASFLEIETMLIERVERFLRQAADDLDPALPAVLTVHGTIDGATFGAERQVLLGRDLIYPRSLMALPNVDYVAMGHIHRHQALGDHPPVVYPGSIERIDFGEEDEDKGCVIVDLKAKGEAHWRFHKLAARPFVTIAVDVRSINDPMQRVLAAIERRSLRGAVVRVKIDARPEQADALQTEAIRRALDDAGAYVIAAVTVEVERSTRGRLGNSDASILDGLTPRRALELYLRQKTPPLSEERIAALLAAADELLAEGAQDRVELLS from the coding sequence ATGCGCCTGCTTCATCTGGCAGACCTGCACATTGGCATCGAAAATTATGGTCGCGTTGATCCATCTACCGGCTTGCACAGCCGTCTGCGCGACTACCTGGAGCGCCTGGATGAGGCGATTGACGTAGGACTTGCCGAAGGCGTAGATGCGGTCCTTATCGCCGGTGATGTGTACAAGAACCGCACCCCCAATCCCACACAGCAACGCGAGTTTGCGCGGCGCATCCATCGCCTGCGGGCGTGCGGTCTGCCGGTCTTTATCCTCATCGGCAACCATGATGTGTCGCCTGCCGCCGGACGCGCACACGCCGTCGAAATCTTCGATACGCTGGCGGTCGATGGGGTGACGATCGCCGATCGACCGCGCATCCATACGCTACAGACACGATCCGGTCCACTTCAGGTCATTGCGCTTCCTTGGGTGACGCGCCACGCCCTGCTGACGAAAGAGGAATTGCGCATGGCGTCGTTCCTGGAAATTGAAACGATGCTGATCGAGCGGGTAGAACGCTTTCTGCGCCAGGCTGCCGACGACCTTGATCCGGCGCTGCCGGCAGTGTTGACCGTGCACGGCACGATTGACGGCGCCACGTTCGGCGCCGAACGGCAGGTGCTGCTCGGGCGCGACCTGATCTATCCGCGCAGCCTGATGGCGCTGCCGAACGTCGATTATGTGGCGATGGGGCATATCCACCGTCATCAGGCGCTTGGCGACCATCCGCCCGTCGTCTACCCCGGAAGCATCGAGCGGATCGATTTTGGCGAGGAGGACGAAGACAAGGGATGTGTCATCGTTGATCTGAAGGCGAAGGGTGAGGCGCATTGGCGTTTTCACAAACTGGCGGCGCGTCCATTCGTCACAATTGCGGTCGATGTGCGCAGTATAAACGACCCGATGCAGCGCGTGCTGGCTGCCATCGAGCGGCGCTCGCTGCGCGGCGCAGTGGTGCGGGTGAAGATCGACGCGCGTCCCGAACAGGCGGATGCGCTTCAGACTGAGGCGATCCGGCGTGCGCTCGACGATGCCGGCGCCTATGTCATCGCTGCCGTGACGGTCGAGGTCGAACGGAGCACCCGCGGACGGTTGGGAAATAGTGACGCAAGCATCCTCGACGGATTGACCCCGCGCCGCGCACTGGAATTGTACTTGCGCCAGAAAACACCGCCGCTCTCGGAAGAACGTATCGCCGCGCTCCTCGCCGCTGCCGATGAACTGCTGGCAGAAGGCGCTCAGGATCGCGTGGAACTGTTGTCCTGA
- a CDS encoding baeRF7 domain-containing protein: MKVLLKGVSREEVRELIALNETPWVSLFLAPHPPGETIQRAIQLENLLRRSEAELEASGYDRDDAHAMLAPVWEMTDARTLEEYQDAGLACYVAPGQFHLYRLPHRVSDAVIVGRRPFIKPLLMPRPATDSFYVLALSKSRVRLLHATPSGITAVPLPDAPAGIDDLPQTDPTGRQAQRHVAPSTRGGASGAMYPGHGGNIYDEKAEVQRYLQAVSNAVERALSRARDPLVLAGVDYMVSMYRALNGYAHVIDTHISGSPDHVNDEALGERGAHVLMTHRSRLATDERDRFEALLQYNPPRASTNLRSILPAAHAGRVARLLVASDRQMWGRYNPDDETISLHDEPLPGDDDLLDIAAQQTLLHGGEAVAVPATDIPGSNGVAAVFRY; the protein is encoded by the coding sequence ATGAAAGTTCTACTCAAGGGAGTGTCGCGTGAAGAGGTGCGAGAACTAATTGCGCTGAACGAAACACCGTGGGTTTCGTTATTCCTGGCGCCCCATCCGCCCGGTGAAACCATCCAGCGCGCGATTCAGCTCGAAAATCTGCTGCGCCGCAGTGAGGCGGAACTTGAGGCGAGCGGGTATGATCGCGACGATGCCCACGCGATGCTGGCGCCCGTGTGGGAGATGACCGACGCGCGGACTCTGGAGGAGTATCAGGACGCTGGACTGGCGTGCTATGTTGCACCCGGTCAGTTCCACCTCTATCGCCTGCCGCACCGCGTCAGCGACGCTGTGATCGTCGGGCGGCGCCCTTTCATTAAGCCGCTGCTTATGCCCCGTCCGGCAACCGACTCGTTCTATGTGCTGGCGCTAAGCAAGAGTCGTGTGCGTTTGCTCCACGCTACACCGTCGGGCATCACCGCCGTGCCGCTTCCCGACGCGCCTGCCGGTATCGACGATTTGCCGCAGACCGACCCGACCGGACGCCAGGCGCAGCGCCATGTTGCTCCTTCGACGCGCGGCGGCGCCAGCGGTGCGATGTACCCCGGTCACGGCGGCAACATCTACGACGAAAAAGCCGAGGTGCAGCGTTATCTTCAGGCAGTGAGCAATGCGGTCGAACGTGCGTTGAGTCGCGCGCGCGATCCGCTCGTGCTGGCAGGCGTCGATTACATGGTGTCGATGTACCGTGCATTGAATGGCTATGCGCACGTCATCGACACCCATATCAGCGGTAGTCCTGACCACGTGAACGATGAAGCCCTGGGTGAACGCGGAGCGCACGTGCTGATGACGCATCGAAGCCGTCTGGCAACTGATGAGCGCGATCGCTTCGAGGCGCTGTTGCAATACAACCCGCCGCGCGCCAGCACGAATCTGCGCTCAATCCTGCCGGCTGCACACGCCGGTCGTGTGGCACGACTCCTCGTTGCCAGCGATCGGCAGATGTGGGGACGCTACAATCCCGATGACGAAACGATCTCGCTCCATGATGAGCCGCTGCCGGGCGATGATGACCTGCTGGACATTGCGGCGCAGCAAACGCTGCTCCACGGCGGCGAAGCCGTTGCGGTTCCGGCAACGGATATTCCCGGCAGTAACGGCGTGGCAGCAGTTTTTCGCTACTGA
- a CDS encoding phosphoribosyltransferase: MRIRVKEFPPLFRDRREAGRLLAQRLAAWTDHPDLLVLALPRGGVPIAYEVARALHAPLDIVLVRKLGVPGHAELAMGAIAEGGVRVLNHVVIRELDIPEEIIDHVAREEQRILEQRRRLYRGDRPPPTVEGARVILIDDGLATGMTIMAAIEAVRRGGPAGIMVATPVAAPESVAEIEPLVDEVVALATPEMLYAIGMWYSDFTPTSDAEVCSLLAEALRGYTPGPCSDRALEHGGENAP; the protein is encoded by the coding sequence ATGCGGATCAGAGTCAAAGAGTTTCCTCCGCTCTTTCGTGACCGCCGCGAAGCCGGCAGATTGCTGGCGCAGCGGCTCGCAGCGTGGACCGATCATCCCGATCTGCTGGTGCTGGCACTGCCACGCGGCGGCGTGCCAATCGCCTATGAGGTGGCGCGAGCGCTCCATGCGCCACTCGACATCGTTCTCGTGCGAAAACTCGGCGTGCCCGGTCATGCCGAACTCGCGATGGGCGCGATCGCCGAGGGAGGCGTGCGCGTGCTCAATCACGTTGTCATTCGAGAGCTCGATATTCCAGAAGAGATTATTGACCATGTTGCCAGGGAAGAGCAGCGAATCCTCGAACAACGCCGACGCCTCTACCGAGGTGATCGTCCGCCGCCGACGGTTGAAGGGGCGCGCGTGATACTCATCGACGATGGACTGGCGACCGGTATGACGATAATGGCTGCTATCGAAGCAGTCCGACGGGGTGGACCGGCGGGGATCATGGTGGCTACGCCGGTAGCCGCGCCGGAGAGCGTTGCCGAGATTGAACCGCTTGTCGATGAGGTGGTAGCGTTGGCGACGCCTGAGATGCTCTACGCCATCGGGATGTGGTATAGTGACTTTACGCCAACCAGTGATGCGGAAGTGTGCTCCCTGCTTGCCGAAGCATTGCGTGGCTATACGCCGGGGCCGTGTTCTGATAGAGCGCTCGAACATGGCGGCGAAAACGCTCCATGA
- a CDS encoding ImmA/IrrE family metallo-endopeptidase: MFLDKPPEETLLIPFFRTLKNESVRRPSPDLIAVVQMMERRQAWMREYLRTNECAPLPFVRSASFQSEPEQIAREMRRGLGLSDMWSLQDRADISGIIVVANSVVGNNTHRPLDPAEFRGFVLVDEYAPLVFINTADGKAAQMFTLAHELAHIWLGGSAVFDLREMQPAHDTTEIICNQVAAEFLIPATRLREIWDNARHSGSPFQYLARHFKVSEIVAARRALDLGLIDRQEFFDLYSAYREHEYQIREQTESGGISMPSRLCILENALPQPLCRLCMKVVYS; encoded by the coding sequence TTGTTCCTGGACAAACCTCCAGAGGAAACATTACTCATTCCTTTTTTCCGCACCCTCAAGAATGAGTCGGTGCGGCGTCCGAGTCCTGACTTGATCGCGGTTGTGCAGATGATGGAGCGTCGTCAGGCGTGGATGCGCGAATACCTGCGCACAAACGAGTGCGCTCCCCTGCCATTTGTTCGTTCTGCGTCATTCCAAAGCGAACCCGAACAGATCGCGCGCGAAATGAGACGCGGTCTGGGGCTTTCGGATATGTGGTCCTTACAGGATAGGGCAGACATCTCTGGCATTATTGTCGTTGCGAACAGTGTGGTTGGGAATAACACGCATCGTCCTCTCGATCCGGCTGAGTTTCGCGGTTTTGTTCTCGTTGATGAATATGCCCCTCTTGTGTTTATCAACACTGCTGATGGTAAAGCAGCTCAGATGTTTACTCTGGCGCACGAACTCGCGCATATCTGGCTTGGAGGCAGTGCTGTGTTCGATCTGCGCGAGATGCAACCGGCGCATGATACCACCGAAATCATTTGTAATCAGGTTGCTGCGGAGTTTCTGATCCCGGCGACCAGGTTACGAGAGATCTGGGATAATGCGCGTCATTCGGGGAGTCCTTTCCAATATCTGGCGCGTCATTTCAAAGTCAGCGAGATTGTCGCTGCGCGTCGTGCGCTCGATCTTGGATTGATTGATCGACAAGAGTTTTTTGACTTGTATAGCGCCTATCGAGAACATGAATATCAGATCAGAGAGCAGACTGAGAGTGGGGGGATTTCTATGCCATCCAGACTATGCATCTTGGAAAACGCTTTGCCGCAACCGTTGTGCAGGCTGTGTATGAAGGTCGTTTACTCTTGA
- the menH gene encoding 2-succinyl-6-hydroxy-2,4-cyclohexadiene-1-carboxylate synthase has translation MPLNPHSVTRIAYHYLDTGRGDPLVLLHGFTGSSATWDEVVPHFMQRFRVIRIDLPGHGRTPAPVGPTRGALPSVAADIAALLRHLNAAPAHLLGYSMGARLALGIAVLHPDVVRSLILESGSPGLATETERAARRAHDEALATRIERLGIEAFVDEWEQLPLWASQQQLPDYVRQRMRAERLRNSPSGLAASLRSMGTGAQPSFWDALPHLTIPTLAITGALDEKFTAIARQMCARCPAMTHQIIEGAGHAPHLERPLEFARCVFGFAAC, from the coding sequence GTGCCATTGAACCCCCATTCTGTAACCAGGATCGCATATCACTACCTCGACACCGGCAGAGGCGATCCGCTCGTGTTGCTCCACGGCTTTACCGGCAGCAGCGCAACCTGGGATGAGGTCGTGCCTCATTTCATGCAGCGCTTTCGTGTGATCCGCATCGACTTGCCGGGGCACGGGCGCACGCCTGCGCCGGTGGGTCCAACGCGTGGCGCATTGCCGTCGGTCGCAGCCGATATCGCTGCCCTGCTGCGCCATCTCAATGCGGCGCCGGCGCACCTGCTCGGATACTCGATGGGAGCGCGGCTGGCGCTTGGCATTGCAGTGTTGCACCCCGATGTGGTGCGGTCGCTGATTCTGGAGAGCGGCTCGCCAGGATTGGCGACCGAGACGGAGCGTGCAGCGCGGCGCGCCCACGACGAGGCGCTCGCCACACGCATCGAGCGGCTTGGTATCGAAGCATTTGTGGACGAATGGGAGCAACTGCCGTTATGGGCGAGTCAGCAACAGTTGCCAGACTATGTGCGGCAGCGCATGCGCGCAGAGCGCCTGCGCAACTCTCCTTCGGGGCTGGCAGCCAGCCTGCGCAGTATGGGAACCGGCGCACAACCGTCGTTCTGGGATGCTTTGCCGCATCTGACCATTCCGACGCTGGCGATCACCGGCGCGCTCGATGAGAAGTTCACCGCGATTGCCCGCCAAATGTGCGCGCGCTGCCCGGCAATGACACACCAGATCATCGAAGGCGCCGGACACGCACCACATCTCGAACGTCCGCTGGAGTTCGCGCGGTGCGTGTTCGGGTTTGCCGCCTGTTGA